One part of the Alistipes onderdonkii genome encodes these proteins:
- a CDS encoding HU family DNA-binding protein, with protein MMNKTQFAKAVAAESGETAASTVRVMDAMMKVIGVCMAHDERIVLPGFGSFYTQERPARTMRNPQTGKPLKVAARKTVKFRVGAKLREQTSKEPRVAKIQGSGKKK; from the coding sequence ATGATGAACAAAACTCAATTTGCAAAGGCCGTTGCCGCCGAGAGTGGCGAGACGGCTGCGAGTACCGTCCGGGTGATGGATGCGATGATGAAAGTGATTGGCGTATGCATGGCGCATGACGAACGGATCGTGCTTCCTGGCTTCGGCTCGTTCTATACGCAGGAACGCCCGGCCCGTACGATGCGCAATCCGCAGACGGGGAAGCCACTGAAAGTTGCCGCCCGAAAGACTGTGAAGTTCCGCGTGGGTGCTAAACTCCGGGAACAGACTTCGAAAGAACCCAGAGTCGCGAAAATCCAAGGTTCTGGAAAAAAGAAATAG